GAAAACTTTGTGGTTAGTAATCAATCAATGAGAAAGTAAtaaatttggaagttttcctcATGTCACATTACAACACTTTAATTCTTATGATGTAAATACCTAAAACGTTTATTGGTTTAAGATATATGTCAGatgttatatttttttgaaatataaaattaatgagaaaaaaagtaaataaacacgaGGGAGAGTAGgaaaaattaaatagaaaatgtaTATAAATGCAAGAGAAGATAATATATgttaatgtgtgtgtgtgtatatatatattgtaggTTAAATGAATACTAAGTCCGTTAACAAGTGCTCCAAAGGCATCCGTTAGAAAAATCGAATATTTATGGCTGCATGTTACAGATCGATTGAAACATATTTAAGATATTTAGGTTGAATAGATGCAAGTTAGTGGTCAAATTTCTTGAAATACTTGTACTAATATCATTCCACAACACATCTCTATCATCAAATCTTCGCTTTCCTATAGATACATACTGTCGACAGAATTGACCTAATTGATGCTAATCATTGATTAATACTAATTGACTAATCGATACAATAACTTATTTACATTAATAGTTTCAATGTCTCCGTAAACAGACACGGTTGCGAAGGCGCACAAGATCATGATGACACTGAATTTAGGTGTGGGCGAACATTGGGATTAAGTTTCAATCACAAGACTGGCGATCTTTATATTGCAGATGCATATATGGGTCTCTTAGTCGTTGGCCCAAAGGGTGGATTGGCTACGCCGCTAGCAAAAGAAGCCCAAGGAGTTCCTTTCAAGTTCACAAACGGTGTGGTTGTCGATCAAAGAAGCGGTGTAGTATATTTTACGGACAGCAGCACGAAATTTCAAAGAAAGTAAGTtcattttatgagtaaatcttaCGTATACTGAcacagtatatacactatcaacgTTAGATCTATGATAGatatgtaaaagttgaatttcaaatttaaattttacataattgcCACTCATCCAATGCTGATAAGATACTATCAGTGTAGGAAAAATTActtcaaaaaattaattcttgttttattatcttacattttcttttatGCAAAATTAGGAgataattttatatacactgatagcACATATATTGTCACAGTTGCACACATAAGAAAAATTCggatttcaaaatttaaatttagatgCGTCGTTATGCATTCAacagtgatagtgtataaaCTATTAGTGTATAGAAtattaatttcaaaattaaatgttATTGTTAATGGCTAAAATGTAAAATATCTCGTTTGAAGGTGCGCTTTCAATTACTCTTCTGGCTCTGGGTCGCCCATTTACACACCCAGTATTGAATTGGGCTATTTATGAAGCAGTAGTGATTTGTGTGCCCCAAGCACCGCCATCCCTAACAAACTCGAACTACTCTCCTTTTCCACTTTATGgcaccttgttttgttttagatGCCATAAGAGACCTGAACCCCTCTTGAATTTCCCCATCTTTCATTTCATGCAATTTCAAAAACCCTATAACGCATAAAATTTTAGATGTTCATAGTTTTGTATAGAATTAAAATCTTTTCTAGACTCTTggtgcaattttttttccaCTAGCAAGTATTGCAAATTTGAATAAAGCTAATGTGTAATGGATCTAGTTTTATTAGTGTAAGATTTATAGTAGAAAAGATTATCTCGTTGTATCATCCTAGAACAAGCTCTGAAATTTTAtcattaaccaaaaaaaaaaaaggtgaaatgTTATAGTTTTACACCTGAAAGGAAGAAAAGTCCAGGAGATAAAAAGTTCATAGATTCTTGCTTCAGCTGTACCCAAAACAATTGATACTGATAGCTGAGGCCTTGTGAGACCTCAAAGACAAGGCAAGCAGGAAGAGGGATAATGGTCCCTGCTTGCCAACAGTTATCAAGAATTCCCTGTCATGATGTAGTCGCATTTATGCTTTCATTTCTTGCTAGGGCATCACATCTTGACATGCACGAGACCTTATCGTCTCCCATTAATGCAATCCATCCACAACTTATTCCACCAACGCATTCTCACTACTAGAAGGCTTGATAGGAAATTTCCAAGTAGTATATAGGAAGCATCCTCTCAATAATTGGTGTCCTAGCTTGTGTTCATGGTTCTAAAATATGTAAATGTGAAGGCATTTCTGAACCTATTGAAACATCAGTTTTGAGTCCCTAAATTGTAGAGTATAAAAATTGATCAAGTTAAAATATCCGTATTATCCACATCCCTATAGAGCAATATTTTTAAACTCGAACGGTTAAGTAAACTGGATAAGTTTCTAGTTCATGGTTCAAATCGATTCAACCGATTTAACTCGGTTCAacggtttttcttttttttttttttattcttttagttATTATGCAACTTGGATGACTTtgaaatttaaccaaaaaaaaaaaaaaagagtaagaattagttcaaaagtccGGTTCTTTATCGATTTTCACCCGTTCCACTGATTTTGTACTAAGTTTGGCTGGTTTGATTGACTTTTCCAGTCTAATAGGGTTCGGTCCGGTTTTGAAAACATTGTTGTAGAATAATTAAAGGATCAGCAGAAACTTCGGAGCTATGAAGAAATGTGCATCATGCATAAATATTTTACACGGATAGATCCAGTAGCTAACCCTTTAGAATGTTGggattcttcatttttccatacCAAGAATTCATGTGTGCATTTTGCAGGCTAGCCAAAATGGTGTATCCCTAATAACCAAGTAGTCATCTTTAGGACGCTTATCCTACCCCTAAAGAATATGGAAATACAATAAAATCCTATTTttgatccttttttttatttctttacttGATGAAATTAAATATGCATGTGAATCCTTGGGTATTTAGTGTTAGTGTAAAGGAAATGTCACATTTGTTGCCACAGTGTGGCCATTAAAGTGGTGTTAACccaatattcaaaaaaaaaaaaaaagtgtttgtATTTACGTTTATGTCAAGGCAATTCTTAAGCATCCAGCTAGCTACAATTATGCTGTTCTAATTATAGGGttccaaaatttcagggattATATGTCGATAATATTTAGTGGTGACAATTCAGGAAGGCTAATGAAATTTGACCCAACAGCCAAGAAAGTAACAGTTCTTCTGCACAATCTCATGTTTCCAAATGGAGTGGCATTGAGCAAAAATGGTGACTTTCTTCTCATTACCGAGACAACAAACTGCAGAGTATTGAAGTTTTGGCTCGATCCCTCAAAGGCTGGCAGAGTTGAAGTCTTTGCAAATCTTCCAGGAAtcccagataacatcaacaggAACCAAAAAGGTGAATTTTGGGTTGCAATTAATTCAAGAATTGGGTCATTTAACAAAAAGCAGTCTTCGGATTTAAGAGGAGCTCACTCATCATTAGCCAATGATTATTATGGTTTTGGATTGGCACTTAAATTAAGTAAGAAAGGTGATGTGTTGGAGGCATTAGAAGCCAAAAACGGAGAGACATGGATGTATGGTAGTGATATAGTCGAAAAAAATGGGTATTTGTGGATAGGTTCTGTCATAGTATCTTTTGCtttcaaattgaaaatttccAAGTAGTATGAATTGCTGAGATGAAAATTATATTGCTTCTTTAGAACAAGAtactctgtgtgtgtgtgtatgtgtgtgtatgtattcACAttgtttttaaatatatttatttattcaattctgcaatttgtttTGTATATCGGCCCAAAGTTGCCATAAAGCCACCTTAGATTTTCAAAACGTCTAAAAAGTCCCAATTTATTTTAAATGTGCTTAATTTATACACAACTTTTTTTCCCATCTgtgtttgaaaaaaatttatggTCTAACATCATGTTCGATCATGGTTTATGAAATTAAGCAAGTTGGAGAAACATAAATATCTTGTATTGAGTTTCTATTGGTTTTAGGAGAGAAAACTTCTTTCAAATGAGAgtaattttacccttttttctttcttttctccgtGCAACCTATTGTGtctggattgcatttttcatgatttttcatggaaaaattactgtagcgatttgatgtatgtgagggaaaaaggtaataggaaaatgtgattACAGAAAACAAACAACGTAATTTTCCGAcggaaaaatacaatccaaacaactcAATCAAAGCTCTTCAATTGAACGAGCAATCTTAGCAGTATtcaaatccaaaaattttgtgtTATTCCTTCTACATAAAAGATTGACGCCACCATATGAATAGCAGAACTGCTACCATAATCTAAATAGAAGAACCTCAACTCACAATCAAGAAATAGTATGTTTGATTTGCGTAAACGGAAAGAAGgtattttattcatgattttcttcagAAAAAATCCACTCCGTTTGTGGATTATATGTTTTCTACTAATGTCCAAGATGGTTTAGAATTGCTGAgttctggaaattttccagctttcttGCATTCTTTTGCAACCACACTGCTTTGTTTTGCATTTGCTTTTGCATATCCCTTTTTTACTTTCTTATTGTTACGCAAAAGAAAATGTAGTGTTGTTCTGCCAATAATTCTGCAAAATTACTTTTCTAGAATCACTTATAGTGAAATCAACTTTTGCAAaacaaagcaagccctaaaacatATTGGATTGGTTATAGAGCAAAATGTAAGATAAacgaaaatcattaatcatttaACAATGTTAAGAACTAGCCAGAATTAGGGGTGtgaatcgaaatcgaaatcggtaattcggaactttgaaatcgaaatttttcggAATTTTGGTGTCAGAATTTTcgaccgatttcgatttcgaattcaccaattccgaattcgaattcgttccgaattcatgaatataaaaatcattattattattatataaatattatattacatatatataatattatatatatatatatatgtgtgtgtgaaaacgaaattgaaatcgaaataggaatttcgatttcaccgaattcatgaatataaaaattattattataatataaatgttatattatattatatatatatatatatgaaaaacatatttgaaatcgaaatagaaatttcgaattccgatttcgatttcaatttcgaattgTGAATTCAAAATCGCAATTTCCGATTTGAAAAATCTCATTACCAAATTCGACCAGAATTCGActaatttgaaatcgaaattccGATTTTCATTCCGAATTCGAATATcggaatttttcgattttgcacacccCCTAGCCAGAATATGCATAACTAAACCTAGAAACCAAAGCGGGACTGCGATTTTAGGGCAAAACTTGCTCCATATTAGTTGAACTTCAGCCATGAGACTTAATATCTTTGTTTCGAGTTTTGTCCTTAAAGATATCGTTAACTTCGTAGTAAAACGGCATATGTTACGTCATCAAATGTGTAGCTTGTTCAAGTTTTCTAGCAAATCACCTTGGCTACAATTTTATCATAAAAAAGAACTAGAAATaacaatgaaaagaaaaatggctgcgtttgaattgctatttttaagagttcatataaaaaatataatgtaacgatttgatgcatgtgaaataaaaagataattaaaaactGTGTTcacgatatatatatatatatatatatttttatttttttttgtaaaaaacaACAATCTGAACAAGGTTGCGCTACTAAAAGATGGAATGATAAAGAACAATATGAAGATAAACGAAATGGTGAGAAATGATGTGAATGGTTTTTTTGGATCAAAACGCATTCCACTCATCAGTCATCATCAGAAACCAAGAAATCCTGAGAGTCACAAATTTTGGGGCTTGTGGACCGAATCCCACGAGGATTTCCAACCCTGTTCCGGGATCCAAAGCCAGATTCTGGTTCTGAGGCCTTAGGGTCCCAGGAAGACTCGTTCCACTAGTTTTTGTGTCTCTCGTTATTTAGGGCCATGCATTGCCAGTAAGAATCTCTTGATTTCTGCCTCTGTCATTGTCGACTCACTTCATCTTGTGGCCTCCCTACTTTGCTTGACTTTGCCTTTGTATGCGTCAAGATTAAGGGGCTGGAAAAGATAGGTGAATTGATTAAACCTTTCATTGTTAGCGAATCGACAAGACGTAGGTTGCTTGTCTTGGTACTCATTCTTCCTATGCTTTtgatctttttccttttcattttttttttgcccctcATGTTTCTTTTCGTTGCTAAATTACCACAGAATTAATTCACATTTGGGACCTCACTCAATGATGCACTATTAATGAAAAACCATTAGGCACCTGTTAGACAAATTCATTGCCATAATACTTAAATCACTTATTGCAAAAGGAGTGGTTGAGATTTGAGATTTACCTATCTAAATCAACAAAAGATGGAttgacttctttttttcttttttttttctttcctttaacTTTGTTgaaataacaattttttttggttgaacatcaaatttcaactttttatctaaattaaccaaaaaaataGAGTAAAATAGAAGGAGGAGTCATCGGCGCAAGAACCATTTATTCATTCGGATACTAGTGTAATCATATTCAACATTTATCTTTTACCACTATTTTACtgattaatcttttatacattaatagtgtatacactatcgtCATTAAATATATAACAATTAATCTTGATTCGAATCTGAAATCCAAAGTTTACATATatgtcagtatatataagattaatttttatcttagggataattttagaaaccccTGAGATTTCTTATAATATCACTCAGCTCCCTGAGATTTTTAATATCTCACTTACCTCTCTTGGATTGTATTTCTTATAACATTTTAACCCCTTTGAAGgaaatacaagaaagataaaacttTTGTTTCAATACTACCCTTATATTATCCTACTCATGAAATTTAtaacaacaataaaaataaaattttgaatttttataaGGTGTAAATTTCGTGACGtaaagtatttattttaattgtattggaacaaaagcaaaatttaCATCTTGAAAAATTCACACGTATGAAGagattattttagttttcaataCAACTTAAACTACGCCatgaattaaaacatatttttccaaaaaatatcTTGACTTCCTTAATTGTAACTGTGCATGAAATTTTTTAAGGTGTTAATTACTCTATAAAATCCTCTTGAGTGGTTGATcttgattagatttaatttatTCATATCCTTTGCTATTCCACCATGACTCCAATGCAAAGAAATATACACCATTATTAACTAGCAATTTGTTTTTTCAATTTacattttttgcttttaaaattttattttgttttgacttttcggTTAAATAGTTGTTAAGGACAAGGGTAATGTTGTCAATTTGTGACCTTTGACAGGAATATTTAGTCTTGTCAAGTTGACAATAGAAGTAAGTGCGATATTAAAAACTTGAGAGGAGCTGAGTAACATTATGACAAGTTgacaggggaggtttctaaaattatcccttttatcTTATTGTCTCAAAATTGTCTCTTGCATCTTTCAGCAAGGTGCAATGATTCATCGACACTCGTGTCTTAATCTGGGTGAAAACATATACCAATGTCTATTCGGCGAATCTGCTGGTTCGGTCCCGTTTTCAAAACTCTGGTGATATACGTTTCTTTTTtccgagtaaaaaaaaaaagggtacacCAAAGCAGTTAGACTTTGACGACAATTTGGACCTGATTTAGGGTGTCCTAGCGACTTAGCCTCCTAAATTCCACTCTTCTAAATCAGTCCTACTTGAAATTTGCAAGTCTTTTTTGGGAGTGGTACAAAGAGTCGTGTAATTCAATTTGTATATGTCTTACTCTATAGAAAGTTTTTCAGTATTCAATtcaggtttgtttggatagatgattatttgccaaaatttatttgcttacatcatcattacaatttccaacacacctttttatcttttcaattacctatttatctcacatacatcacatcacaaaaagtgttacagtaaaaatatctcaaataattggtTTTTATCGTTTTTGCTtaaatgatgatttttttttttttttatcaatcgcCATCCCTACTCCGATTCCTATTCCATCCTAATCTAACTACGGGAGACCCAATTGAACTTATAGGGGATCGATAGAGACAGAACCACCGACTAGACGGATGCACCACGCACTcgtctgaattttttttgaagaacCACAAATGTGACAAATTGATGGGAGGCAAGGGTTCGAACCTTGGCTGATGGTTACTTAAATGATGATTGTTGACGACAAGAAACGAAAGCATAACTAAAAATCTTTCGTGCATTGTTACTGTTAAATGAACAATACATGTTTTGCTTTTGACATGAAATAAGACAGTTCAGTTGAAAATCGTTGCACGTAATATTACTATAAACTAACATCTACAGTACTCTGTATCTTTAATCCTCACGGATCAATTTTGCCTATAAAAGTTGTACAAGCTTGCGTGACAAACAAAATCTAAATATTAAAAAGCAAAGTTTACTCGCACGAAATTGTCGACAAAACGATAACGAAGACGtgatttcttgaatgttttttttgaatgtcatactttttttttcatttaacgCTCCATATACTTCACCCAGACAAACAGGAATTACCTAAAACTTGACTACAAACAAAATATCTATTTTTCtcaataaaaaatttttctataaacaaaatgcaaattttaCTCACACAAAATTGTCAACAAAACAATAATAAAGACGtgatttcttgaatgttttttatGTCATACTCTCTTCGTCCAATGCTCCATATATTTCAATCAGACAAACAAAGATTACCTAAAACTTGACTACAAACcaaatatttattttctcaataaaaaatttatctaaaaacaaaatgcaaaatttacTCACACGAAATTGTCAACGAAACTATAATGAAAATAtgatttcttgaatgttttCAATGTCATATTCTCTTCGTCGCCTAACTCTCCAAATACTTCATCCAGACAAACAAGAATTACCTAAAACTTGACTACAAACAAAATATctatttttgtcaataaaataaagcttttctttttttattgtcAAATTAGGATTctcaaaaagaaattattataCTAATGATAACAAGtaaaatttgttgtttttatttcagGACAGAGTTGCCCTTTGGTTTAATCGAATGGCCAAAAGCAGAAGTTGCCGATTCATTTGAAACATATAGTGGGCCCACGTCTGAGGCTTCAAATCCTCTATCCCCAAAATAATTTCTGTCCCCTCTGTCTCTTATTTGTACAGTTGCCACGTGTCCCTAGTCTTTTGTTAATCCAAACTcaaataaatcaataataatCGGTTTACAAGTTTTGTTAACCCAAACTCAAACAAACCGATAATAGTCGATTGACAGATTTACTCAAAAGCTGATTTTATAGATAACTCAAAACTATTGAGTAATTAATTTTAAATCATCTTATATACATAATTACGAGATgtaaaaaaattagaaagagctaattttgttaaaaattatgaTCAACAAGActcttttttattaaaaaaaataaaaaaaagttttgagtTATCGGTTTgtttgagtttgggttaatAAAACTTGTAAACTGATTATTATCGatttatttgaatttgaattaatAAAAGATTAGAGACACGTGACAGCTATACAAATAAGGGACAGAGGAGAGTGACTATTTTGTGGGATTTGAAGCCCACATTTGAGGATGTTGATGTGGGTCCTACGCCCGAAATCAGTGGAGTGGATAGTATTCGAAACTGAAGCTTTTGCAGCTGATGCTGACGAGGATTCGTGTGGCATTCTTGGTTTGCCACATCGGTACGTTGTTTGATTCATTTAACTATTTAAGCTGGTCTTAATCggttttaatatttatttttttttaaaaacgtATGCAACAAGTAACCGTTTTTAAGTAGAGCAATAACTCCAATTATGGCTTATTTAGCTAAAAGTATTCATTCTTATGGTTTGTCCATTTTGGCCCACTAAAATTGACAATGAAACTCGATTTGGAATATGTATTTGGATACTCTCTCAATAGAGTTTGTCTGgaagatgaaacttttcttttttttttggtgacaaAACCTAAGGTCTTGATTTCTAACCTATTAAGTACTCTTTcgttttttttctcttaaatcAATGTGGGACTAATAATCATATTCATGAATTTAACAATCTATACTTCTATATACACTAACAATATATATACTATATCACTGTTAGATTCATGATACACgtgtaaaagttaaattttaaattcaaattttaccgCTTCATCCAAAATTGATAGTGTAGCAAAAATTATAATAGTGGGATAATTTATCAtcttataataaataaaaaaagggaagaaataaCTAAAGAATAGTAATTACCTCATTTCATACCTAAGACTTGAACTTGACAAACTGTTTTCCTATTCTAAATTTACTGTTTCCGTTGTTTTTTCTATAGACAGAAATAACACACACACTCAATTAGATTAGAACGCTCAGAAAATCATCGCCAAATTGAGTCAGAGACTAATCTAAGGGGGACCACAAACTAACACCATCCAGTCAATTAGTATTGTTAgatcaagaaatttttttttttttaataataatgtGCTTTTAGTAAGACGGGGTGTATTGTTTTGTCCTTTGCAAATCATACGATTCATGCCTAGAATATATACTCATCTGCCGGCAATCATTGATCTTTGACAAGACACgggaaaaaaataattaatacaaCTCATGGAGCAAGACAGGCTCCAGAAAGTTTGAATAGCGAATGACTGGATTTCAAATGTTATATCAATTGGTTTTTTGACCAAATTAAATTGAATAGAAGGTTTCCCTCATACATGAAATGCCAATAATGCAAAGTAGAGGCCAATATTTTCACCGTCACATGTTTTTTCCCCAAGCAAAGCTACTACTTTTTCCTCTCTATGTGGAAACACATTCGATTTACATTGTTAAAAAAGAATTGTAatacctttttttcttttttcttttttcggcACCCGCACTCCCCAATTCCTCCTTACTCACCACATCTTTTCTATTTGAAGACACGATCATCAGAAATACATCCCTATTGTTTCTTCTATCACTGGATTCATCAAATACATTTGAATAAGATTCATATGTGTACTACGTTTATTGTTTTCTCCCTCTATGGAGTCAAGGACTTGTATTTTGGTAATCCACGACAACAGTTGTTCCTCAACGGTTTAATGCCATTTTAATAAGTTGTAAAATACGTTTAATTACTTGTACAACTTTACAGCAATTACTTGTTACGAGATTTTACAAATAGTTAAGTGCATCTTATAACTTGTTACTAAGCTATTGCATTGTTTAGGAACGGTTGTTGTGAGAACTTTTATTACCCATATTTCAGACCACATGGTCTATTATCCGTTTGTTTTTTGTCATCACTGCGggtagggctgtcaacgggccgggtccgggccggaattcattattccggacccggacccgaattactataccggacccggacccgacccgtttatccgacgggtcttttattccatgttccggatccggatccggcgggtccggcgggtcccggatccggatccgggtctactcgaacaaatttagcaaaatttataatttctaataaaaatgaaaaaaaaatatatttgtaaactaatttttaactaatgcaaagaaaaaaccaaataagaaaagaaatcaaattaactttattaaaatacatcactctaatcaaattatattgataaatatatatttttaaaattattaattcatttatatccggatccgggtctaatacgggtcggaatactatattccgtatccgacccgtttttttgtttgataaaacggatccggatccggatccgaaaaacggaattaaatccctacccatacccacAATAATTTTACGGATccggtccggatccgggtctagacccgacccgttgacaggcctaactGCGGATATCCGGGTCTACACCCGACTAATTCCACAGCGCTCCAACAGAGCGGGCCCGACCGATGCTAAAGAAAATAACAATTGGGTTGCTGCTCGAATCGAACCCAAGTGGAACTCACCTAAGAAGGCTACTTTCACCAGCAGATCAACCCAGCACGGGCTAGTCTATTATCCGTTTAAACACatcaaaaatgaattttctagcAATGCCAAATGAACATTAGATGATGcatttaattcaaaattaatttattctacaaatcatatatttcaattACACCAAATCTACAATTATATTACCTCTACATTTTTGCTCTTTCTCAAATCAACTTTACTTTCATCAAAAATAAAACACGAGACTTCTTTTAACGAGTATCtgagtatcttttttttttttatcgagaCGATAATTATTATATAACCTATTCTATCCTACACTAGAGGGGAGGGGGGGCCTAAAGAGGCTTGTATTGGAGACTAGCAGGTACACATACCTTATTAGATCAAAGGGATGCTATGACACCACCCTTGAATTTTTTTCGCTGCAAGTGAGATTTGAACCCTTACCTAGAACCAGGAAGGGACTTAAGTCTCACTTGATGGCCATTGAGCCTGGCTCAGTGGTTAGTATCTGAGTATCTCGATTACCCATTAGCGAAACCCTTAaataaaacataccaaaaaaaaacttcaattgATAAAATAATTAGTAGTCATCCTCAGGCGGTTAAGACTTGGGACTTAGACCCGTACCATATCAGCAAACTGTCCGTCACACTAGGGTGGAGTACAAAAGAATCCCCAGTCCTCCACCTTATTTCAACCAATTA
The Coffea arabica cultivar ET-39 chromosome 6c, Coffea Arabica ET-39 HiFi, whole genome shotgun sequence genome window above contains:
- the LOC113692724 gene encoding protein STRICTOSIDINE SYNTHASE-LIKE 2 yields the protein MNGKLFLATLAIVLIATLVSPRPEPDQHYHQHEQDGQSNQYEVLPILDAVGPESLAFDKHGEGPYTGVSDGRIIKWQRNENRWINFAVTTPHRHGCEGAQDHDDTEFRCGRTLGLSFNHKTGDLYIADAYMGLLVVGPKGGLATPLAKEAQGVPFKFTNGVVVDQRSGVVYFTDSSTKFQRKDYMSIIFSGDNSGRLMKFDPTAKKVTVLLHNLMFPNGVALSKNGDFLLITETTNCRVLKFWLDPSKAGRVEVFANLPGIPDNINRNQKGEFWVAINSRIGSFNKKQSSDLRGAHSSLANDYYGFGLALKLSKKGDVLEALEAKNGETWMYGSDIVEKNGYLWIGSVIVSFAFKLKISK